A region of the Perognathus longimembris pacificus isolate PPM17 chromosome 7, ASM2315922v1, whole genome shotgun sequence genome:
TGAACCAttatggaagaaaagcaaaatcataggtacaaaaatcttattttggggctgggaatatggcttagtggcaagagtgcttgcctcatatacatgaagccctgggttcgattccccagcatcacatatatagaaaatggccagaagtggctctgtggctcaaatgacagagcaaaaagaagccaggggcagtgctcaggctctgagttcaaggcccagaactggcaaaaaaaaaaaaatcttatttggggggctgggaatgtggcttagtggtagagtgcttgtctagtatacatgaagccctgggtttgattcctcagcaccacacatacagaaaaagccggaagtggtgctgtggctcaaggggtagaatgctagccttgagcaaaaagaagccaaggacagtgctcaggccctgagttcaagccccaggaatggcaaaaaaaaaaaaaagaaaagaaaaagaaatcttattttttCAGGCAAgaactgatggctcatgtttgtaatcctagctacttaggaggctgagatctaaggctcatagttcaaggactcttatcttcaatgaagcaccaaaaagccagaagtagaggtatggctcaagtggtagaaggccagcttTGACCAAAATAACCAAGTGAGAACACATGACCCTCGGTTCAATCACCAGtactgcacacacaaaaaagtacctTCTTAAATCACTATTGTTAATATCATTGGTACTGGGATTTGGGCTCAGTaactcatgctttctaggcaagcactttaccatttggtTCATAAACTTAgccattttaaattttcttttctttttttttttttgccagtcctgagttttgaactcagggcctaagcactctccctgactaatttttgcttaaggctagcactctaccacttaagccacaatgccacttctggctttttctgtgctgaggaatggaatccagggcttcatgcacgctaggcaagcactccaccactaagccacattcccagcccctgtttttaaattttcttttgtgatagggtctcattgtttatttttatttattttttatttttgccagtcctggggcttggactcagggcctgagcactgtccctggctactttttgctcaaggcctagcactctgccacttgagccacagcgccccttctggccgttttcttttttttttttttttggccagtcctgggccttggactcagggcctgagcactgtccctggcttcttcttgctcaaggctagcactctgccacttgagtcacagcgccacttctggccattttctgtatatgtggtgctggggaatcgaacccagggcttcatgtatgtgaggcaagcactcttgccactaggccatatccccaacccggGTCTCATTGTTTAACTCAAGCCAGACTCAACTCCTTCATCCCCCTGCTTCAGCCTTccgagtactgggattacaggtgtataccatgTCCAGctcaaattaatttttatagttttccaaACTGGGATCTCTCCCAATTACTTTTTACACCTGTCACTGGTCCTTTTGGGGACCAAGCTGGAATGCTTCATTCCACTGGAAAGGTGTGAGGCACCTACTGCTACAGCAGGGAATTAACAAAGGAAGCACCTGAATAGCTCTGTAAGCATCGAAGAAGTTACTATAGACCAAAGCTGATTTTCCATTTCTGACAGTCAgacttttaagttaaaaatttcTGTTCTGtaaatttccatttaacaaaaagATACTATAGCAATTAAATcattatattttctcaaaaagaagaaaaaaaatcagttctccataggagtgttttctttctttccgaTGTCTTAAATGTCAATGATCACAAAAACTTCCGCCTTCTCTTCATTATGGACCTGCATCGCTGAATATGTTATTGCTTTGACTTCTGTTCCCTAAATTGgggttaaagaaaaacaaatatgaaaatgaGAAACTGGAATCAAACTCTTTAGTAACAATTGGCCTAAAGCCTAGAGTGAAACATTATTCTGGAGAATTAAAAAGCCTTAAGGAATAATGTGTTATCAAATTAGCATAATAGTATATCTCATTCCATAAAAGCGAAAGCAATACCTGCCTATCAGAAAAATCACTGATGGGGAGTTAGTCCAGTCTGTGGTTACATCAGGGCAGGGAAACTGTCTATCCAGGCATATGATTTTTCTATCATAAAGTGACttgtgccaggcattggtggctcacacctgtaatcctagctaattaggaggctgatacctaaggatagaggttcaaaaccagcctaggcaggaaagtctatgagactcttatcttcagaaaactggatgtgtagctgtggctcaaagtggtagagtgctagccttgagcagaggagctcagggacagcacccatgccttgatttcaagccccattactgaccaaaaaaataattaattaattaaattttaaaaaataaagtgacttGGATCAGAAAACACAACTTCTGCTACTCTTTGGCCCCTCATGATCTCTACCTACTCTCTCATGCTGTGTCTTGGGCTCAAGGAACTCAGCTTTTTCTCTTCTCAGAGGCCAATATTCCCTCACCTCTTGGGGCTCTGTTGTCTTTAAGTCTAGCTGGAGTGTCATAGTTCCCCATGTCAGAGCCCTCCACAGGATTCCGATACACAACACTCCCCACAACCTGCCCTCATGGAACCACAGGATTAGATATTCTCTTAGGTCCCTTCCAGTATTAAAATGAACCTATAATAATCCTGTGTACCACCAGATGCCTCAGGCAATGGGTGAATGGCATTTGTTAGCTCTACAGCACAAAATACATGTGATGATTTCACAGAAAGTATGAGTGGAACTGTCTCTGATATTCCCCTTGGCCATCATCTCCCCAAACCTGTCAAGGTTACCTTTCTGCCTGACATAGCACATGATGTTCACTTGTACCCAATCAGTTGCACAGCTTCATTCCCCCTACACTTCTCAGACTTCTCTGGCATCCCTCCCACATTCTCAGCCAACAGTGTTtccaagaaaaagaacaaccaGTAAGAACTGGCTCATCCTCCCATCACCAACTTAACATCCCTATCTGTTCTCAAGTCAGCCTCCCCTGCAGTGACAATGGAGAGTCTGTCCCAGCACTGCCAGAGGGCCCTGGCTTCCACCTGAGACCTGATCTCACACACTCCCCCTCGATGCGCCCTTAGCTGTGAAATCATCCTTTCTTTACAGCAAATCCACTTTCTCCTCCTTAAGTCATTTCTACTCGGCCTGCAATGGTATTATAAAAGTTCCCAGctctaacaaaacaaaacctttctcTACTAGCCACAGTTACCTCCAGCCAGTACTTTCCTATCCATATGTTCCCTATTTTACAACTACTTCCAACACTCAGAACtactcagaagtggcactgtggctcaagtggtagaactcgaGTTtcgagcaaaggaagctcaggaatagcacccaggaactgacacacacacacacacacacacacgcacgcacgcacgcacacacacacctgactttGCTTTCTCATTACTTCTCACTTCTTTATTGCATCCAAATAGGAACAAAGAGACAGGAGGCtcgtggcttatacctgtaatcctagctactcaggagatggagatctgaagattgtgattcgaaggcagcccaagcaggaaagcccagaagactcttatctccaataaatcacacacacacacacacacacacacacacagcctgaagtggagctgtggctcaaagaagtagagcactaacctttagcaaaaggagctcagggatattgcccaggccctgagttcaaaccctacaattgaacaacaaaaataatttacttCTAGACACTGCTGTCCTCTCAACAAGTCATTCTGTAACCAAATGCCTATCTAGTATTCCCACTTAGATGGCTAAGAAGCAGCTCAAACAGAATGTATtcatagccaggcatggtgatgcaAGATTGTAATACCAGTTACTAGTAAGGCAGAGAAAGGGGAACtgttagctcaaggccagcttaggacctgtcatcccagctaggaCAAAAACAGGCATATACCCACACAGGAAGTAACACCCTATCTCAAATAAACAGTGCAAATAAGGGCAGGAAATGTGGCACAacagtagagctcctgcctagcaagcacaaggacctgagCCTAAAGTCTattaatgcaaaaaataaaatttagtccAACTCTTTCACTGTAGAAAAAAACAAAGGCTCAAGAAGACAAATGGagtagcactggtggctcactcttgcaatcctagctacggaggaggctgagatctgaggatcctgggcaagaaagtccatgaccttatctccaattagccaccaaaggagctgtggctcaaatggcaaagtttCAGCCTTGAGAGAAtagagctaagggatagtacccatgccctctgacttcaagccccaataccaacacacacacacacacacacacacacacacacacacacacacacacatacacacacacacacacacacacacgagctttTAGTTCTACAGCAATCTATAATAGAATTAATAGCAAATCTGACCCTACAGCCAGCCTAATGGCAACTCCAAATCTAATCTAATGTGTGAAAGCATGGTTTTCACATCTGTAGACAGGTTAAAAGACtttaagaaaggggctggggatatggcctagtggcaagagagcttgcctcgtatacatgaggccctgggttcgattccccagcaccacatatacagaaaatggccagaagtggcgctgtggctcaagtggcagagtgctagccttgagcaaaaggaagccagggacagtgctcaggccctgagtccaaggcccaggactggccaaaaaaaaaaaaaaaaaaagaagactttaaGAAAAACATCATATCAATTAGAACGAATTAAAGTTTGCTTTCACATATATAGTCTTTCTGGGAAGGAGATATAAAATGTTCCAATGGTCAGACTTCAAAACATACCTGAGGGTGCTTGGACAGTGAAAATTCTTCTCCCCACcttgagaagaaaattaaaacattattGAGACTTCTAAATTTTTGCATTCATTCTCCTTATGTATTTCTAAATAAGCCTTACAAATGTGATTCAGCTACCAAAGAACTAAAGGGAGAGGACTAAACAGACTTCATTTATTTACTAGCAGATACAGATGTGAAGGACTTATAGTAAAGAGCCATTTTTGAGCTCACTGTTGAGAGGGTGGAGCCCACCATAGTGGGTCATGAAGCTTGGACTCATggtctggaagctgtccctgctcaaggctagcattctaccactttgagacatagtgccatttctggttttctggtagttaactggagataagagtctcatagattttgctgtccaggctggctttgaaccatgatccttacatccTAGCTTCCTatttagctagggttacaggcatgagccaccagcacctggctcaaataaTCTTTAGTGACTAATATCTCAAATACTCAAAAATTTCACTGCACTTAGAGCTAAGAGGAAGCTTCTGTGGAGAAAGCTGGCCTGAGTGTGATAAATACAAATTACAAGACTCAGAAATAAGGTTGAGCTTAATTTGTGTCTCTCTttataactgaagataagaattcaTGGGggggcttgggatatagcctagtggcaagagtgcctgcctcggatacacgaggccctaggttcgattccccagcaccacatatacagaaaacggccagaagcggcgctgtggctcatgtggcggagtgctagccttgagcaggaagaagccagggacagtgctcaggcccggagtccaaggcccaggactggccaaaaaaaaaaaaaaaaaaaagaattcatggactcagagtgctggccttgagcaaaacgaagccagggacagtgctcaggccctgagtccaagccccaggactggccaaaaaaaaaagaatccatggactttcctgcttgggctgggtttAAGCCAGGATCCTCTGATCATAGCCTCCTAAGCTCATGATCGATTTTATTCTGAAAAGTTCTTGATCCTCCAAAGctcagctcaggggctgggaatacggcctagtggcaagagtgcttgcctcatatacatgaagccctgggttcgattcctcagcaccgcatttATAGAAAacttccagaagtggcgctgtggctcaattggcagagtgctagccttgagcaaaaagaagccagggacagtgctcaggccctgagttcatggcccaggactggccaaaaaaataaaaagaaaaaatttaaaaagaaataaaaaagaaaagtgttctaaaaaaaaaagaggctgggaatgtggcttggggttaagagtgcttgcctaacatgcatgagtttgactcctcagtgccacataaacagaaaaagctggaagtggcactgtggttcatgtggtggtacagtgctagtgtggagcaaaagaagctcagagacagtacctgagttcaagtcccaggactggcgaaaagaaaattttaaaaagcttagcTCAATACGACTCTGCAAATCACAAGTGGTCCTCTGACTTAACATgttgatttgtcttttttcctaCTAAGTTGAATGAAGAATATAACATTCAAAACTTACCCAATTGACCGtactttaaaatttctttgatCAATATTAAGTACTTTCACTTCctaacaaagaaatatttttgttaaaagcATTGTTCAGATTAGATCATCTACTAAAACATGTCCAAGTTAGCACTTTTTTTTAAGCTCTGAAATAACTTCTCTGAAGCAAAGAAGATTAAAATGTTAAGCaaaggctgggattgtggcttcctagcatgcatgaagccctggattccattcctcagtactacataaacagaaaaaacagaagtagagctgtgactgaagtggtagggcactagccttgagcaaaagaagctcagggacagtgcctaggctctgagttcaagccccaggactgcctccctgcccaaaaaaaagaaaaagttaagtaaAATGGAACAAGCTAAATATATTTCGAGGAAAACttcaaatatatacaatataaaaacattaatcagggctgggatgtagctcagtggcaaagcgcttgcctagcaagtgcaacgtcctgggttcaatccccagtactaaaaaaaaacacaacaaacaaccCATGAATCAGGGAGCTGCTGCAGAcagagctcagtggtaaagcatgtACTTGGCATACATAAGGTCCTAGATTCAAGATGTTATccaccaaaacaaaccaacaaaaaaattagccaggcatggtatatacctgtaatcctagctcttaggaagctgaggcaggagatggAAAATTAAAggagcctgggctatgtagtgagcTCAAAActaacctgggctacacagtaagaccaGAATTGCTAAGAGgaagacagaaacaggaaaagcATGGGTCAGATAATAGCGAAGTCAGAGGAATGTCTCCCCCCAACTgtttgtagggcttaaactcagggcctgggcactgtccctgagttctttggctcaaggctagcattctaccactttgagccacagcttcccttcagtttttgaatggttagagttaagagtctcaagggaacctttctgtccaggctggctttaaactctgatcctcacctctgatcctctcagcctcctgagtagctaggattataggcatgagccactggtgctcacctTAGAGGCTGATAGAAGTAAACAATTTCCTGTTTTTGCTTTAAGGAAAACTAAAATCAGCTATTGTTGAACTTAGGCCAACGTGACAGATTTTCACTTGAAATGGAACAAAAGTAATATATGGATGGCCATAAACATCACTCAAACTTCGGAGACATGAAAAGTGTAGATGAAGAATGaaggtacagggctggggatatggcctagtggcaagagcacttgcctcccatacatgaagccctcggttcaattccccagcaccacatatacagaaaatggccagaagtggcgctgcagctcaagtggcagagtgctagccttgagcaaaaagaagccagggacagtgctcaggccctgagtccaaagcccaggactggcatttttcttcttattctgtAGGTGCATTCTTAAACAATCCTGACTAAGGATAAGTGCTACCTGATCAAATATCTAAATACAAAATGCATGTACATAGGTAAACTCAGGTTAACAAAAAAGTGCTTATAATTTACACAAATTGATATCATCTTATATGGCTATATGGACTGTTTTTTTAATATCATGTCCTATTTTCAATCATTTGCTCAGTTTTAAAATAGAAGGTAAGAGCCCACTTGCCGCCAGTTTAAAAACAGAATACACAAAAACCCTTTCTTACCCGGGGTATGAAGAATTCATCAGCACTGAACTTATAAAGCCATTCATCCAAAAAGTGAAACAGAAGAGATAGTAAGTCATCTCCTACATAGGATCAAAAAAAGCCACAACAGTATATTTAATCGTTCTGGTCACTAAAAACTTGTTTCAATTTTAAAGGATGGTGAATTTTTTAGCTAGTTTATAGACTCATAATCATTTTGTTGTTTGCATTGTGAAAAAATATTCAGATTAGGGAGAATCCCACACATCTGACTGACAattttttccttatgaatgaatcAGTTACCTTGAGTTTCCACCTCGACTGTTTGGAGGGGCTCCACAGTCCCAGTGTCTGTCATGTAGCCAAACATGGCCATTGCACATTGCTCAAATGCTTCCTCCAGCGTATCTCCCCATGCGTGTAACCTAATGAAGCACATATATGCCTTATTGTAAGGTATTCCATTACAAAAAACCGAACGCAATTTTAACAAAGCCAAAATAAAATCAGTTGAAAACTAAAAGTCTGGTTTAATGGCACCAAATGTGGGAGTTTTTAAACCATCATGtctatatataaaacaaagaaaatcagaggagaaaaaataaaactagagacATTTACATTAAAACATTCAGCCTGGGCTGGGGTATAGATCAGctgcaaagtgcttgcctagcaagtgcagcatcctgggttcaatccccagaactgccCCCCTCCCAAATACAGTTTAAAACATTCAGCCTATTTAAAGACACAGTTTCAAAGGAACTAACTTAAGCTATACTCACTGAACATCTGCTGTATGAtccaaatctgaaaaaaaagaaaaacatctctaAGTCACTAATATTGACTCCaaattataagaaaaagaagccaggggcagtgctcaggccctgagttcaagccccaggactggtaaaacaacaaaaaacagcaaaaacaaacaaaccctgtaGCTGATTATTATTCACTATTAATCTTCCTAGAgttgggtggcagtggctcaaacctatagtcctagctactaaggaggctgaagtctgagaaccAAGGTTTAAAATCAGCCAGACAGTACAATCtcggagattcttatctccaattaactacaaaacaacaaaaacctggggttcgattctgcagcaccatatatatgcgcccagtactggcaagaaaaaagcaaagaaaagggctggggacatagcctagtggcaagagtgcttgcctcatatacatgaagccctgggttcgattccccagcaccacatatacagaaaatggccagaagtggggctgtgactcaagtggcagagtgctagccttgagcaaaaagaagccagggacagtgctcaggccctgagtccaaggcccaggactggcaaaaaaaaaaagcaaagaaaaccctGAAAGTGGagagatggctcaagtagtagaccacccACCTGGAGTAGAAAAACTACGGCCAGTGCccattactggcaccaaaacatttctggcttttggatgccgtatttttttttggggggggtactggggatttgaactcagggccttaaattTGCTAAGCAAGTGCACTATCATCTGTACAACTAAACTAAGTCTTTTTTCCCATTCCTTATATTTACTTTTTGTCAAtcagagggcttgaactcagtgcctgagtgctgtccctgagcttttttttttttttttggccagtcctggggcttggactcagggcttgagcactgcccctggcttctttttgctcaaggctagcactctaccacttgagccacagtgccttctggctttttctatttatgtggtgctgaggaatcaaacccagggtttcatgcattcaaggaaagcactctactgctaagccacattcccagccctcttggagcttttttactcaaggctagcagtctaccacttccacagcttcacttccagattattttcatggttaattggagtgtcatggactttccagcccaggctggctttgaagaaccccatcctcagatctcagcctccagagtagctaggattacacaaaaGAGCCACCATTGCTTGTTTGCATTCATTAttcttgagataggatctcactttattCTCAGGCCTGCCTGGACTttgacctcccccccacccatacATGCTTCTATTTGTTACTGTGCTAACAGGCTTACTCCACTGTGCTCAGCCACTGTTTCTCCCTAGCTTGGAATAACAGGTGTGACAATGAGTCAGGCACTTattaatagactttttttttttttttttttttttttggtcctggggcttgaactctgggcctgggccttgtcccagggctcttcagctcaaggctaacgctctaccacttgagccacagcaccacttctggttttctggtggtcatttgaagataagtctcacacacttttatGTCTACACTGACTTGTGTTATAAATATACTCTCCaagaaccactggagtcacaatGATAAACTcaaagaattgtctcagcaaggcaaaatttacttctgcagaagggcatGCCAAATATCCCCATCCCTCTATTCAGACTGGTTAAGCTCAGGTTCCCAATCTAGTTATATAAGGTGACCTCaaaagactttgaaataagatAAACAGTACACAGGCAATTCAAAACATAATCACACCCTCTACTTCCTGAACAATCGGAAATGTGTCTTAATTCCAAATAGGAATAGCCAGTTAAGAGAAaagcttacattttaaaaatccttcatatcccaaagcagttcctcttttccattcttcatttgctaataatgtctttttttttttttttttttgccagtcctgggcttggactcagggtctgaacacagtccctggcttctttttgccaggcacataataaattatataaataaattatatatgtctctaggcattcacactcagtgagactaaaggaggaaacTCTTAGAAGAACAACAGAAAGGCACAGTGCCTctgtgccttttgttttgtttttttagccagtcctgggggcttgggactcagggcctgagggctgtccctggcttctttttgctcaaggatagcactctacctcttgagccacagcaccacttctggctgaggAATTGTCCccaggtgctgaggaattgtccccagggtttcatgcttgctaagcaagcactctaccactaagccacattcccagcccacctatgTGCctttgatcatacaaaataatatttatcgaaatgaaccccagaaaatggagatggaaacaagaggcttttttttttgttgctgtttttgttttctttctttttgttctgtttgttcatttataagtctttgggagtgtaagggaaggcacagaaaaaaggaacaaagggtgaacaaatgcagcaatggtactcactggacactaggttgaaaagaactatacaacttgtgggtgggggtgtcAGTCTGTGACAATTTCATCTGAGTCCCTGCATGTACTTGACCAAATATTAGTATGGCTTCTAGTAGTTTAATACCGCACCGCTAAAATGGAGGGTAGAGGGGACATTAAAATACCTGACTGAGAAAAGTTCAACAGAGGTAAGATAATTCAGTATTTGTTCTAGCCACCATCTGACACAGGGCTCTGATCTCCCTTTGTTTCAGTATCCAAAAGGGCTTGCCAGAAAAACTGTGGACCTCTATCTCTTACAAtgcagaaatatttttctcaaggACCAGAGACATTCCTCTGAAATGTAATCATCTCTACAGCCTGAGCCTTTGCCTCCCAATCTGTAGGAGGAGAGAATCTTAATTCTGTAATACTGCCAGCAAGCAGACACAACCAGCCTTGGCCTAGAGAGACTTAACATCATTTACAATGACTGGCCCTTTGTACTTTGACACATCTCTTAACTACTGAGCCCTAGGTTGCcactctccctcatttctcctgtAAACAGTTATCTTTATACAAATTGAAATTGTCAGTAGTTAATGAATAAAATCTGACtttagccaggctctggtggcctgtaatcctactcaggaggctgagatctgaggatcacagttcacagacagcccaggcagaaaagtccctttgaggggctggggatatagcctagtggcaagagtgcctgcctcagatacacgaggccctaggttcgattccccagcaccacatatacagaaaacggccagaagcggcgctgtggctcaagtggcagagtgctagccttgagcgggaagaagccagggacagtgctcaggccctgagtccaaggcccaggactggcccaaaaaaacaaaaacaaaaaaaaaaaaagtccctttgagactcttcaattaaccactcaaaaacatgaagtggagctatggctcaacatagtagcactagcattgagcaaaaactgctcagggacagtgcccaagccctaagttcaagccccaccactgtcATTAAGAGTTAcatttttaaggggctggggatatggcctagtggcaaagagtgctt
Encoded here:
- the Zbtb8os gene encoding protein archease isoform X1; its protein translation is MALEKNDRDYNLTEEQKAIKAKYPPINQKYEYLDHTADVQLHAWGDTLEEAFEQCAMAMFGYMTDTGTVEPLQTVEVETQGDDLLSLLFHFLDEWLYKFSADEFFIPREVKVLNIDQRNFKVRSIGWGEEFSLSKHPQGTEVKAITYSAMQVHNEEKAEVFVIIDI
- the Zbtb8os gene encoding protein archease isoform X2; amino-acid sequence: MALEKNDRDYNLTEEQKAIKAKYPPINQKYEYLDHTADVQLHAWGDTLEEAFEQCAMAMFGYMTDTGTVEPLQTVEVETQGDDLLSLLFHFLDEWLYKFSADEFFIPRVGRRIFTVQAPSGNRSQSNNIFSDAGP